In Rhodamnia argentea isolate NSW1041297 chromosome 1, ASM2092103v1, whole genome shotgun sequence, the genomic window aaaaaattcctccgCTCTCAACGACGATGTCTTGTTCGTCTTTGAGTCGGCCCATTTTCGTTGAATTTGGAGTGTTTTTGAATCTCACATGGTGTTACTATGTCATTAaggttgccaaaaaaaaaaaaaaacaacaacaacaatcacGGTTCGGGTCGAATTTAATCAATTGTTAGGATTCCCAAAGTGATACATTCTAGAAGAGCCGTACGTTCTTATTATTGATCAACGATAATTAAAGTGTCAGGTTTAATCCCGCCTAAATACGTGCCATTTAATCAATTAACAAGAGGGATGtgttttaacccaaaaaaaaaagggtaaaaatagACCTCCCACCGTAAATTCGTTTCTTGACCCGagttcgttaaattgggttgaTCACAACCGTTCATTTTAAAACCGGTCCAGTGGACCCGGGTCGGAAGGCAAAAGCTCACCGACCGAAGGGAGCCTTCGTATTCCAAAGCTCTCTTGGGTTTGAAGCCCCACACAAATGCTCCGACAATCGAGAAGAGACGATCGGACAATGGTCGGGCTCCGGCCCCATTTCGTCCTCCTCTTCGTCCTCACTCTCCTCCTCTCCGCATTCTCCGACGCTTCGCACTGCTCATCGACTCAAGGTTCGGCTTTTTCTTTCTGCAATCTAGGAAAGAAGCAACATTTCTTGCTCGAAGCATCGGGAATTTCCCAAATGCTTCCGTCATTTCCTTGCTAGTTCGACCTTTCTTTCGTGCGGAGTTCATCTTTCCTGGAGATTAGCTCCCTTTCGTCTGTGGTGGACAACGTCTGAGAGCGTGCTTAGATATAGGCTGATCTCTTTTTCAGTGGGGGTTCTTTTCTTGTTCCTCATACTGGAATCGATGGTTTGGTGTATTGGGAGTAAGGTTGGTCATCTGGGGATATCCAtgttaatttcttttcataTGACGTTACTGATTTTCTAGAAACCTGTTCTGATTTATGTGGCAGCATACGGTATCCCAGTTATTGAAAATGACTGTTGGGCAtcagtttcttctttctttgctaATCATGGTCTCATACAAGTGATGTGGACTGTATACTTAGTAGTGTGTCTTGGGTTAGCAGCAGAGTGGCAGTATTAAGAACTGTGTTTGGTGTGGTGTAGAATGTTAAGAAATTTGCCGTGGTCCTATATACTGAAGGATTCAGAGATTTATGAGCAAAAAGAAATGCGACAAAGGGATGGTGTGTACCAAAGAGATATAGAGTTTTGGTGATATTCTAATCCAGTAAATCGTATCTAAAATTCCATTAATCAACACACTCTAACCCTCAAGGAAGCATTAGAGGGGTTTATATAGACTCAACTTGGAAAAACCTTCCAAGACACCGTATCTTTTATTTTCCAAGACAAGAGCAACAATCCCCAGATTAAACATAAATAAGAAGGTTAATTTTATACTCAAGTTGACTCCAGGAACAACATAAAATTCATATCATTACTAAAAGACTCATTGTCGGGGTAACTCGAGTAGCACATAGAAATTTTAACTTAACGTCCTCCTGAAGACTTCAATTTGCTTGAAAATTGATGCATTAAAAACTAGACATATAGGGCTTTCCGACAATATACTATGGGACCAGTCTGGAGCAAGAAATTCTCTTTAAAATGCACAAGAAAGTGACTCTTAAAATCTGCTAGCAGAATTGAACATAGCAGCCTCCAAGCACTTCTGTATTAAGTGCTGGATAAGGCTTTAAAACACTCAAGGTGATGCTTCATCGCTATTCTTCTACCTATGTCGTGGTAATTGGTATGAAATATGAAATCGTTCTTCTGTTTCATAATTTTGCTTCTGTTGCAAAGTCGCTGCAAAATTTCTGAGTCAAGTTCAACATTTTTAACCAACTATGAATGTACTGGCCAGCTAGTCTCTATTACTCCTCTCCTTCCATActcgaatttttcttttccaaggaAATTAAAGTGGTGATTCGTTTTTAGTGCAGGTTTATCACTAGTGAGGAACATCAGCGAGCTGCCACAAGATAACTATGGAAGGGGAGGTTTATCTCACATAACTGTTGCAGGTTCGTTCATGCATGGGATGAAAGAGGTACCCTTTTTGAGGGTTTTATTCTTTGCGGACATCTTCTGGATGCAGTTTTTTCTTCCACCACACAGCAAGAGCTTAATGACTTGATAAGTGCTAACTAGGAAGGGATGGAGGTCAAATAGATGGGTTTCAATATGTAATTTCTTCTGAAACTTCCTTGGAGCATGCTCATGTATTTATCCAGAAATAAAAACGTTTAACCACTAGATGACAGGGGCATACTTGCCTGACCGCCATCTTACTATTCTATGCTTTGGTTTTATTATGAACAGCATTTTGAAATTATCAATACAATGGAATGGTCTGATTAGTCCAGAAACATCTTTCTGTCTTTCAGATTCCATAAAATGGTTGATTTCGTCATTTATATTCCTAAATCATTCATGCAAATCACCATTCTAACGATAATTGTATGTTGTACAGGCTTTACTTCATCTTGCTCCATCTTCAATATATTTTAGAACCTGCCTTTGTACTCCATTGGTGGATATGTTTCAGATGACAAACTGTTCTGAGGATCATGTACTTGTAATTTTATGTGCTTCAATAGGTTGAGGTGTGGCTACAAACCTTTTCTCCCGGTACTCACACGCCAATACATCGGCATTCTTGTGAAGAAATTTTTGTTGTCCTCAAAGGGAGTGGTACTCTCTATCTTGCCTCAGATTCTCATGGAAAGTACCCTGGAACACCTCAAGAgttctctatcttttcgaacagCACGTTTCACATCCCGGTTAATGATGCTCACCAGGTAATGATCCCCATCTATCCTCAATTTTGGTAATACGTGGAGTTCTTGGCCAAAAATATATGCGCTTTCTTGAGGTGTCTTCTGAGCGAATTTATGAGTTTTAAATATGGTATTAGGGTCTCGTGTCTTCAACCGCATCCCTCCGTCTTATAGCTAGGACTAGAATTAGCTTTGTAATCTGATTTATTCAGTAAAAGGACTAAAGGATACTACTACCACTCACCTATTTGGCAGGTTGTCTCAGATTAGTTTGTGTGATAGGTCTGGCAGTTAAGAAGGTATTACTTGCATCCTCTTTACTTCTTTTTCTGAGGAGGAGaggagacttttttttttttggttggggaagggttttttttgggttttggggggtggggggtgttgAGGGTTGGATGAGGGTGAGGGGAGAGAGGGTGGTTCATTTCAGGCAATTTGGAAGGTAGCTGAAGCCCTGGTTCGACGTCTTCATTCTTTCTATGGAAGGAATAGGCCAAGGTCGTTGCTATTTTAGATTGTAATGTCATGCTTTTCGTCTTAAAATCTTTTCTTCTCAAAAATGCTAGaagttttcttttgcatttgatAGGCGCTTCCACTGTTAAATCGATTTTCAAGTATTCTAGACTTAGCTATATATTTGCAGGTATGGAATACAAACAAACATGAGGATTTGCAAGTTCTTGTCATCATATCTCGTCCACCAGTAAAAGTGTAAGCAAATTATCTTTCTCTGCTGGCATATTACTTTCTATGGTTCAATCTCTGTTTGTATTCTTCACAGCATCTTGGCCCTACtggcctttttatttttgcctgTTAATTGCCTAGTAAATCTCTGGGATAGACCTCAGCTGTACAGTGGTGTAGATATCTGCCTTTTCTCATAAGATTATCAAGTTCATGGCGGTTCCTCATCCAATTGAAAGTTTAATTCTTCATGCTAATTTGTACTTTTGCTGAAGGATTTTGAGAGATTTAAGTTAACTAGAGTTGATGTAGAGACTTTGGTCCAATCTGTGGCAGAAGTTATTGTTGACAGGGTTCGAGATTGAGAGAGAGGCCGACTCTTAATGCCATTGATATGGATGACACTGAGAGAAAAGAATACGGTAGAAAGAATCAAAACAAGTGCAGAACTGTTTAGGCTGTAGTGATAGAAATGCATGGACCTGATGACTGTCTTCCACTAAGAATGAATTAATTGCTGGGATTGGCAAGGCCAACTTGAACTTGCGAAACATAGTTATATATTTGTACCTCGCTGGGACATTTCAGAATCCCTCTTGTACCATCTTACACTGCTTTGGCAGAGATGATGCCAGATGTAATGTGATATGTGGTAAACATCTAGCTAGGACTAGATTTTCTTTTGTGTGATGATTTTAGTTATGTGATGCATTTCGAATAGTTGGTTACTCACTTAAGAAAATACTCTAGATGCTCTGCAAGTTTTTTGAATATTGAAAGTTGTCGTTACGGTATGGATGAATACTTCACTTTCACGCACAAGGAAATCTATTTTGTAACTTCCCTTCGCTGTTCCTGAGCCTCATTGCATCCCGTCAGACTTTCATCCTTGTAGTTAACAGACTAAACTTATATCGAGCGGCCTTGATTTTCAGGTTCATATATGAAGACTGGTTCATGCCTCATACTGCTGCAAAACTGAAGTATCCTTACTACTGGGATGAGGAATGTCTCAAAGCTTCTAGGAAGGATGAGCTTTGATGTCCTTGCACTCCTGCCAATTTGTTACTGTTTATGTCCCATGGTGTGCTAAGAGGATATATACGAGAGATGGAGCTTGGAAAGGCATTGTGTCCTTGTCCGATATCAAAACTTAGCCAGGCTTGTAAATTTAATTGTCAGCAACTATATCTGCCCCAATGTTCGATCTCTGTTCGACGCATATGACTGCATATATAGGAGGACCATCTCTTGGTTCATCTTCATGTACTGTCCGGAGCCAGTGACACATTTTATTGCATACGAAGTGCAGCCTCTTTCAGatatttttattgtctttgTTTGGAGGTGCGGATCATTCTGGAAGCTGCGAAATTTGAGCCTGAAAAGCGGAAAGATTGAGCATTACTTTTGTTTAGGGGCCAAACATGAATTGCTTCATAAAGTTACACATTTTCTTGCATATGGTCTACCGTAGTGACCAAGGCAGAACCGTGAACTACGAGAAAATGAGTCTGGAAGTTCATTTTTATGAGGAAATCTGAACAGGCTTGTCCACTTCATAACTCATAAACTCACATATGCATAGGCATTCGCTGTGAAGGACCAGAAGATCTTCCTATTTAGCACTAGCTCTATAACGTCTTAAGACTAGTCAGGTAAGCAATGCTAGTAGAAAGAACAACCTCCCCTGCCAAATTGAATGCACTGAAGGAAAGTCATTCATTCCCCAGAACACAACGGTGTAAGAAGTGTTGTAGAATAACGTCCCCGGAGGTCTTACATGGCATACATTGTTCTAATCAGACAACTCAATTGAATCTCCTGGATGATATAAGACGTCACTCTCCAAGGACTTACCCGGATAGGCAGTCTGGTTTTGCTTGTCCTTATATCAACTGATAAAATAGACTATAAATCTATACACACCATAGCCGAGGCCAACATCTTCATTGGAACTCCAACATCGACATGCCATTTTGATGGCACGAGAAGCTTTATGACAGCAAACACTTGTAACGGGGATGAAGGGAACGGCAACAAGTGCTCACGATTGGGCAAATGGTTGGACTCAAACTACCTTTTGTTTTCATCTTCACCTTCCTCATCTCTGCAACCGTTGATGCTTCTCGGCACTCAAGTCAAGTTCTGCTTCTGCACTTCCGCCACAACTGAAGTGCACTCCTCTTTTTGGAATCAACACATTCGGTCTCAGCCGAAATGAAAAGAATTAGACTTCTATTTACCTACTTGAGGCATCACTTGGATCAGCAACGGGGAGAGTGTTAAGAAATGTATTCGATAGGATATAAGGCATTGTTGAGCATCTTGCTAGGTGCAgcccaaaaggaaaacaaagtcTCTTTCGAAAGTCCTTTTCCTTCTACCTTCGTCAAAATGCTGCATGTGGCATTGtcattctgttttatttttctgcttCTTTCTAATTAGTATCTCGCCGGCAAATTCAGACCCCAAATTCAACGATTTAGCACGTGAGAAGGAAGTAACATTCGGTTTCTGGTGCGAGTTTACCTCTAGTGAGGAATATCAGTGTGCTACCACAAGACATTATCAGTTTATGCTCAAGTTCTTCAGAACATCACAGCTCTCTCAGCAAATGAGGATAAAAAGTTTCCCTCTTGTGTTTCATTTCAGGTAGTCAACTGGCCGCTAAACTAAACTTCCCTATCTTCTGGGACAAGAAGCGTTCACAAGAATCTAGCAACCACAACTATAATGACGACCACAACTGTCTTCTCTACGGTGATTGCGCATAGAAGAACTATATCTGGATATCCTGAGACATCATCCTCCCTCATCCAGATTGATTTCTTTGTAGTTCTTCGTTTTGTTGTCACTCAACAAATGGCTGGCTCGAATAAATAAACACCACAGCAGTCCAAGACAATGAATGAAACAGAAAACTCCAATGAAGAAACTGAAGTGCCATGTCTACATTCATCTTTTACCATAaaagatttctaatttttttaggaatttacaGATTATTCCAATTTGAAATGGCAATGACACTTCAACTATCCAAATATCTAAATTTTGGTTGGccttaaaagggaaaaaggaaaaagaagcttGCTCGCCTCTGGTTCAGCATATTGGAAGCAAGGAATCAATGAGCAAAACTGagggaaaaaaaccaaattccTATCATCTTACAATGCCACTATTGGAaatattgtttttcctttgagCTTCATTGACTTACCCAAGTCGCTCTCCAGGCAAAGTTAGAAACATCTAACTCATTGAACTGACACCTAGTTACCCCTTGTTCTTTTCTGGCTCCGCCGTTCAGCCTCCCTTTCCGCAACCAACACACAAAACTCCGATCCTAGCATCTCATGTGTGTCCATGTTCTGGGAGACACCCAGATTGACTACTTCCATGACCACTTCTATCGTGACTATAAATCCTAACATAGATAAGACACGTATGGCATTTGCAATTCTGCATATGTTCTGCCTTGTCTCCAATGGTGTGTATGTATGCTCTCGACTTTCAAGACTCATGGAGTAATCGTTTGTTTTTGAAGTTTGTGATTCAGGTTTGTCTTGATCCACCAACATTTCATCCTTGGTTTCCACGTGCTCGCCGACCCAGACAAATCCATTGCAACCGAGTATCAGGTCAATCCCGTACTCTTCTAGGTAGTGCCAGTGCTGCTTTTGTCTCTTTACAATATAAGGAGGGATTGAGAGAAGTTGTCCCCGCTGAAGCTGTAAGAGTACAATTGAGAAGGTTACCACAATGGGAACAAGCCCCAAAGTGTTCTTTCAACAGCAAaaagaaatgatgcatgatgcGCAAGACCAAATGTGCGAAGATGAGCATATTCACATAGACTGCATTTGAGCAGCTCAAGTGCAACCTTCAATCAACCATGGCATTCACAAAGAATACACAAATAGACTTTCTTATCCCCGCTGAACCATGGCATATTTTCATCCTAAGCATGTTTCCCAATCCCTCAAATTCTCTAGACGTAGGTTTACAAAAACTTAAATCTTTAGGCCTCTGCATCTAAAGCACACAATGCAAACCTTTCCATATTTCTGACTTCTTGCTTGGAGGTGCAGACCATCATGCTGAAAGCCACGAACTTCAGCCTGAAAGGCAAAGGAAAAATCCTTACATAAAGCTGAAGACCTGCTACTCTATTCATAGACCTAGTTCCCATTGTAAGAGCCACAAAGATAGGAAACTTGACTTACACATAAGACATCATTTTCTTCGAAAATACTGCGCATGTTAAGCTCATCCTCTGCAGTTCTTCGCCTCTAGTAATCAAAGCAGGAAAACACAGGAAAAGTGCAACAATGAGCTTCAAAAGTTTATCTGTCCGGAACATCTGACCTAGCTTATCTACTTCTTGATTCCAAGAAACAAGTATCCAGCATGGTAGTAAAGGATCATAAAATCTGGTAGTCGCTCAATAATGTGATATGAATGATAAGTATTAACGGAACTGCAAGTaggaaattgagagaaaatccTTCCAAGCCAAATTGCAGACACTAGAATCACTATCATACCATCCATTAGATTTATGACGTTCCCTAAGAATCTACATAAGCTCCATATCAGTCAAGTTGTGTCTGCCAATCAGACAATCATTGAGCCTCAGGAATGATTACAAGACATCGCTCTCCAAGGACTATGAAAAAGGATAAATGCTTCACAAAGTGCATCCATGTATTCCACAAAAACAGACCTTCAAAACTATGGTATAACATATGCACACTCTGAGTTTATGGTACAGTTGGCAACACGTGTGGAACATTCTTTACAGAGAACCTTCTTCCTTTGTATGTTGACTTTTCTGTTTCAAGGAATTCCATGCATTATAAGATTCATTGAATAAAATAAAGACTACAGAACTAGTAGCTCTCATCATTCCATTTTTTCACAAATCCAGTCATTCGCAATCTGTGTGATAACTACAAATACAGAAAAAAAAGCAGAACAACAGAAAACATAGAGAAGCTGAAAGACTGCATACCACGTGTGAAATCATACAAAGATCGAAGCatctaaaagaaaaacaaagaaaaagaaaatgctacATGGTTACCTGAATTCCATCAGGCATattaattgaagaaagcatTAACACAGCATCTTGACTATAATTTATATCCAGTCGCCAACGCTTTGGAGCTACCTGAAATATATAAGCTgggaaaattgagagaaaatttcCCACATTAAGTACTAAATGTAAGACAATGTTACAGTAAGATATACAGCACATGCAGGTTTCACATATTTTCAGCAGATATGCAAGAAAAATATCACCGCTTGGCAAATTatcaacaagagaaaaaaatttgcattttcgCTGCAAAGTACAAAGAGATATTGAGTATTGGGTGATACCGGATATCGAACTT contains:
- the LOC115756710 gene encoding auxin-binding protein T85, encoding MLRQSRRDDRTMVGLRPHFVLLFVLTLLLSAFSDASHCSSTQGLSLVRNISELPQDNYGRGGLSHITVAGSFMHGMKEVEVWLQTFSPGTHTPIHRHSCEEIFVVLKGSGTLYLASDSHGKYPGTPQEFSIFSNSTFHIPVNDAHQVWNTNKHEDLQVLVIISRPPVKVFIYEDWFMPHTAAKLKYPYYWDEECLKASRKDEL
- the LOC115756707 gene encoding exosome complex component RRP4 homolog produces the protein MRGLQLPLTQTQKVRLQRALEKLEALLSKANSNASVTVADTIPVNYDDAFLKGHGTTEHNGEVVATVCGVVERVNKLIYVRTLRARYKPEVGDIIVGRVIEVAPKRWRLDINYSQDAVLMLSSINMPDGIQRRRTAEDELNMRSIFEENDVLCAEVRGFQHDGLHLQARSQKYGKLQRGQLLSIPPYIVKRQKQHWHYLEEYGIDLILGCNGFVWVGEHVETKDEMLVDQDKPESQTSKTNDYSMSLESREHTYTPLETRQNICRIANAIRVLSMLGFIVTIEVVMEVVNLGVSQNMDTHEMLGSEFCVLVAEREAERRSQKRTRGN